The DNA segment CTACTTGCAAGTTTACATAAGGCATACGTTAGGTAGGCTCCGCGTTAGTGTCGAACCGAAAGTTCGATAGTAAATTCTAAACTTCATTTCTACAGTCCGGCCCGATTTGTAAACAGGTTTGTGATCCGAAAAATGAAAAATAAAACTTTCAAAAACAAAAGTCAAATCGAAAGGATTCGGTTTCAAAACGGTATTTTGAATTTTGAAGAAACGTTTGAAATTCGGGGAAATAAGAATTTCTTTTTATACGATGATACTGGAAATAAATTGCGCATTTGTAAGAAACTGAAATAATAAAATCGAAATACAATCAAGGAGAAAAGGAAATGGAAGAAATCGATTTTTATGACAAAGTCGGTCAACCTATCGCTTACTCGCAGGATGGTGTTCATATTTATACGTTTCCCGGCGCGCTCGTAGCCTATTTGGATCGAGGTTGTGTGTATTCTTATTCTGGAAAATGTCTGGGATGGTTCGAAGACGGGTGGATTCGAGATACTTCGGGAGAATGTGTTTTTTATACTCAACATACGCAAAGTGGTCCGATTCAGCCCGAGAAGATCGTAAGTCCGATGAAGGCGATTAAAAGTGTGGAACCGATCAAAGCGGAACGATCGGTGCCGCCGATCAAACCGATTCGATCCTCTACTTGGTCCAAGATTTCCGGTATGGAATTTTTTAAACGATAGAATCCAACTTTAAAAAACGATTTTAAGACGGACCTCACGAATCATTCTAAATTCCGTCCGGAGTAAAGGCGGCTCTGTAGGCTTCGAGAGGACACGTAAGATACGAACAGGATTTCGCGCCCATGGTATTCGGATCTTCTGTCCAAGTTCCCTTGGAGGTCAACTCTTCGCAAGATATCTTGATCGAATTCGATTTTTGACGTCCGGTGGAATAACCCTCACAACTCCAAACGGGAATGTTCGTATGACAAGTGCAGTTTCCCTGAAACGCTTGTGTGTCCGTGCAATAAACGCAATCCGAGCGGGTTTGATTAAAGGCGCTCGCGAGCAGGCGATTGAGCTGATCCTTTTCGGAATCTTCCTTGTCTTTTTGACAAAATAAAATCGGAATAATGAATAAAAAAAGAATGTATTGTTTCATGATGAATTCCTAATCGATTACCGTAAACGGGAATGAAATTTTTAAGATCGCGTTCACGCCCGGATTGAGGGCGTATTCCTTGTATCTGCTCAAGTGATCCACATAAGAAACATTGAATGCATTTTGAACGCTTAAATCCAATACAGGTTTGGAAGTCCCGTCTCCGAAATTGGGCAGTTCGAAACCCAATCCTATATCCGTGAGATGATAACCCTTGGTGGGAGTTTCTTTCGGATCGACTCGATATTGAGAATCGTAAAATCTTTCATTGATTGAAACGTAAAAATTCTTTATTCCCCAAATGGAATCCTCCGTCCATCGGAGCCCGGCTCTGGCTCTGTTTGGCGTGGTTCTTGGAAGAGGATTTGTATCGTTTTGATTTCTTGCATGCACGATATCGATTCCCCCTGAAAGAATTAATTTCTTAGTCACTTCGGCTTGTAGGGAAAATTCGCCCCCTCGTAAGATCGCTTCTCCTTGTTTGTATTGGAATTTGGGCAGACCTGAGTCCGGATCGATTTCGGCGATGCTTGAAGAGTAGATAAAATTTTGAACGTGATTTCGAAATACGCTGATCTCCGCTTGAATTCTGGAAGACGCGTATCTCAAAGAGAAATCAAGATTATTGGAATATTCGGGTTTTAATTCGTTTTTTCCGATTTCAAATCTGCCGGTTCCTTCGTGAACTCCGTTTGAAAAAAGTTCGAAAGGAGTGGGTGCTCGAAACCCTCTGCCGTAATTGAGGATCGTGGAAAAGGATTTATCGATCCTCCAGACCAAACTCGTGGAACCAGTTGTTGCATAATAATTCTTGGTTTGTTCGTTGATTCCGAGGGTCGCGTTGTTGCGAATATCCGTCGATCTTTTGTCGTTTCTGATTCCCGCGCTCAAGGTCACCGAACCCAATTTGAGTTCCTCTAAAAAATAGGCTGCAACGTTGATAATTCCGTAAGAAGGGATCAGCGGTTCCGAACCGATGGTTTTGTTGGTCTGTTGAAACCCGGAGATTCCCACGGTTCCTTTCAAAATGTTGAATATAGGTTTGTGATGAAATTTTGCGTCCGCGGTTGCCGTATCCAAATACAGATTTAGACCTTGATGTTTGTCCCGAACCGTCGCTTGATAGTATTGAAACGCTTTTTCAAAATCGCTTATGGAGTTGTCCAACAAAGTGTCTTTGATCGGAAGAATTCTATTTTTGGATTCGATTTCTCTTCGGTTGTTACGCTGATAAGAAACATCCAGTTCCAGATTTCCCGCGGGCAAAATCAAAAAAGAATGAAAATGAGATTTCTCGTGCAGAAGTTTCTGATAGACGGTTGCACTCGGATTTTCGTTCGGATTGTCAAAAAGATCCTGGATTTGTTCTCTTCGAAACGAATCCATATAGAAGTTCCCCCATTTTCCGTCCAAGCCGATGGAGACGTTCTGGTTTTTTTCGATCATTCCCGTATTCGGAATCGTACCGTTCGGGGTTGTGATCCTTCCGGCCTTTCTCGTGTTAGCACTGGCACGATAACCGAAACCGTTGATATTGCCGTAAATAGCGAAGTTCCCCGCGTCTTGTTTGTTATTGGAATAACTATTGGAATTGAAAATGCCAGCCAGTTTCGGAACCCCTTCTCCCGAAAGAGGTGCTTTGTCTCGAATCACGTTTACAACCCCGCCGAGTGCGTCCGATCCGTATAACAAACTTCCTGGCCCTCTTATAATTTCAATTTTTTGAATATTAAAAGCGTCTAATTCGACGGTGTGATCGTCTCCGAATTGTTGTTCCTCCTGGCGAACGCCGTCCGTCATCACAAGAACTCGTTGTCCGGTTAGACCTCGAATGATCGGTTTCGAGGTTCCCGCTCCGGTTGTCAGATTGGAAACACCTGGTGTGTTGTTGATCGCGGACATTGCCGTTTCCCCTCGTTGCCGATCCAATTGTCTGCCCGAAAGCACGGTGATCGGCTGTGGAGAAGTTAAAAAATCCGAAATCGTGGATTTCGCAGTGACATTGATCGCAAATTCATCCAACGAACTTTTTGTTAATACAAAGTTGATTTTTTCGTCCTTTTCGCCAAAGGAGATGGAACTCGTTTCGGATTGATATCCTCTCGCGGATGCGATCAGAGTGTATTTTCCCGGAAGAATGTGATCTAAGATAAATTCCCCATTTTCGTCGGAAAGAACAGTCTTCCTAGATTCCTGTAATAAAATTCTCGCGTTGGAAATCGGATTCCCTTCCTTGTCTTTTACAACCCCGGATAGTGCGACGTCCAAGGCATAGACAGAAAGAGGCGAGATAAAAATAGAGAATATGAATATTCTAAAATAAGAATGTGATTGCTTTTTCAAGCGAAACTCCCGGACAAAAGTCCTTAAAATCGAAACAAAATCGGAAATGATTGTTTAAGAATTAAGGAGTGAAACGGGGGGAGCACGGCCGACTTTGATCTGATAAAAAAGCGAGCGCGGAAAAAAAACGGCGATGAAATCAAAAGACTCAAGCTGAGAAAGCACAAAGCACACTTTGATTAAAAAGTTCGGGTTCCAAAGAGAGGGATTTGTCGTATGAAACTGACAAATCCGACACCAAACGGAAGGGATGGTTTCGGAATCCGAAGATGAAATTTGAGTTTGTATCGATGACTGCGGAGCATTCGTTTCCGAATGAAAGTGAATTTCCCCAACGAGAATGCCTAAAAGCAAAAACAGAAAAAGGTAGATACGAAATCGAGACATCTTCATGTATTTAAATGGTAATGATAATCCAATATTAATAAGATCAATTTTTGTGTAAAATCTTTTCTGTGTCTGATTTAATTTTCCGACCGATTCTTTAGTTGAAAGTTGGGAGAATGAAAAATTTAAAATTCAATCTTTGAGATAGGGAAAGCGAAAACTTGAGAATTTCCAGTTTGGAATTAAGAAATCGAAGAATTTTAGCGGAAGTTCCAATCGAAAATTGAGTCGTTTGACGATCTCGACTCTACTTTTATAAATTGGTTTTGCGAATATTTTTCTTGCAAATGTTACGGAATTATTTCCGTAAAGTCGTAATTTCTCGGATGGAATCTTTGTGAAACCGAATCAATCCGGATTGAACCGAATAGACGGAATAAAATTCTCCGATTTCGATCAGATACCCTTCTTCCGTATTTCCGTTGTTGCTTTTAATTTTAACATACGGTTGGCTTGACCACTGCTCAAATTTTTGAAAATTTTGAATCCGTCCGATATCGGATTTAGAATAAACCGAGGTCTGATCGTTCTTATGGATTTTTTCCATCGAATCAAATTGAGATTGAAGAATGGAATCCTCAAGCGGAGAGATTTTGTTTATCTGAATCTTTTCCTCTTCGTTCAGATCCGGATTTTTTATTTCGGCAACATAACCACTTTTTAATATACTTCCTTTCGGATCTTTTTCCGCATCCGTAATCACCTGAATTTCACCCTCGATAAGAACGACTTTTTCGTTTTCCGGAGAAACCGCAATAAAGAGCGAGGTCCCTAAAAGTTGGGATCGGATATGAGGTCCGTTGACCTGCACTCCAACTCCTTCTTTTTTTGTTATGGAAGAAAACAGAAACGATCCTGCTTGAATTTTCAATTCGATGAGATTTTGACTCGAAACGATTTGCAAATTTGTATTCGGAAAAATTCGCATTTTAAATTCACCCGATCCTTTCAGAAGAAAATCGCAATACGAATTTTCCTGGGTTTTAATTTCGATAAAATAAAAGGAAACCGCATTTTGTTCACAATTTCCGCTTGTCGCTTTGGGCTGAGCGATAATATCTTCCGGTTGTGAGCGTTTTTGGTAAAATAGAAAAGAGCCAAAAACGAGGATAAGGCAAGCCGCGGCCAAAAAGAACGTCCCGGTTGTTTTCCAATAATTGGTTTTTTTATTTTCCGCAATCGGAAATTCCAAGGCGTCCAAAGATCCCAAAAGAGTTTTGATTCTTATTAATTCAAAGTATTCTCTTTGCAAATCGGGATCCTCCTGTAATAACGTTTCCAAGTCTTTTGTATCTATATTTTTAGAAAATAAGCGAAGTAAGTTTTGTTTTTGATTGTTTTTCATTACTTCACTCCCTCTAACCAAGTTTTATCCACACCTAACGACTTTAATTCTTCTCTTAAAAGAGTTAACGCTGAGACCAATCTTCTACTGATCGTCCTTTGGGCGATTCCGGTTTGAAGCGATGTTTCGGCGATTGACTTCCCGCGTATACAATGCAGCACAACGATCGACTTTTCAGGTTCTTTTAGAAGGTGAATCGATTTATTCAATTTTTCCAGTAAAATTCTTTCTTCTTCTTGTCTTGTGATCGAAGCATCGTAAGAAGAGGTCAAAGTATCCCAGGATCCGATTTCAATGGAATTTACATTTTTAGCATTTTTTCTAAAAAAATCCGTAAGTTCGTTTCTTGCAATGGCATAAACCCACGAGTTTTCGGATCCTTTGACGGAATCATACTTATCGCGATTGTTATATACTTTTATAAAAGTTTCCTGACAAAGTTCCTCTGCAACGTCCATTGTGATCCCGGACTTTAGGAAGAAAAACTTGAGTTTATTATAGTAACTTTTATATAGGTATTCAACGTTGTTTAAATTCAAAGTCATCTTTAAAAATGTACTTCCGCTCTTTATTACGGTATCAGGTTCAAATGTTCGCCAAAAAAAAAATATTTAGTAGCCAAAAGCTGAGATTTATTTCGGTAGCAATGTTCTGTTTCTTTTTTTCCAAAGACATCTTATCTGACGTAATTATTTTAAAAAACGGTCAAAAGATCAAAGCGGATCGTATCGAGATGAAAAAAGGGAAGGTCAAAATTCAAATCGGAGTCGAAACCAAAATGATCGATTTTTCGGCTGTGAAGACAATTTTACCGGAAAATCTTTCAAAAAAGAAGGAAACTGAACTCTCTGACCTGAAGAAGGAACCCGAATTCCAATTGGAGCCACCGCTTGCACCGGCAGAAGAAAAACGTCCACCCGCGGTCAGTCCTAAGACTTTACGTTCTTTATCGGCACTGATTCCGGGTTGGTCTCCTCTGTTTTTTTCCGATGACAGAAAAATACAAATGACGGGTGGAATGATCGCCCTTTCCGAGTTGTATATCCTTTATCAGGGGTTGGAATTTTTTATGAAACCGGATTCGTATAGTGAATCTTCCAGACCGGAGAGAGCATTGAATTCTACTGCCATTCTCGCCACCAACAATCAATCACTTTTTGTCTACTATCATTGGAAAAATCTCGAGATGGTAGTTACACAAAGAGGGAATATTATGGATGAATCCGAGTTTTATGAGCAAGGACGATTTTATGGATTTGCATTGCTTGCGATTCTATCCATCGATTTCTATATAAGCCGCTCCGAATTGTTCAGCGGTAGTCTGAAAAGTATTCGTTTGTCAACGACCGATGGAGGAAAAACTTCTTTTCTTTCGGTTTCTTGGGTCTTTTAAAAAAGAAGGCGTAACTGTAAAAAAAATCCGTATCAAATGTAGTTTTATCAGATGAGGTATCTTATGAACCCGTTGCGAATCTATGTTGTGACCGTAATTTTAATTTTTGGCGCTATCTATCTTTTTGACACTACGATTTCGGATTTCGTTTTGAAAATCGGAGATATGGGAATCACCTTTGAAACTACTTTCTCCGATAAAAACAAAACCGTTAATTTAGCTTTGTAATTTTCTTTCCATTCTTCGATCAAAAAAGTATTTTTGTTTTTCAAATTCATTTTATGTTTTGATAATGGGATCGATGAAAAGACGTCATTTGAGTCTTCTCATCGATTTTTTTAAAGATACGATTTTGATATCTTCTTTTTAAATTTAAAATGATTTCTTATTTTACACGATTCATAGTCGGATTCGTATTCTATAAATATATCTACTTTTTTGTCTCTCAATAAAAACGACATGAAGATCTTGCATCGTTTTAGTAAAAGTATAAAATCAATTTTCGCAATCATGAAGAATTGAATATTTTGTTCAATTTCATAATTCATATAAATAAAAACGGATTTAAGGATATCGTGTTCAAGTTTTTTATGGGAGAATCGCAGACAATGAATGGACTTTATTTAAAGATATTTGTATTTATTTTTTCCTTTGCAACGATAGGCTGTGATAAAATCGAAGAATCTGATTCGGAGTTTTATCTTGGCTTATTTGTAAAACAACCTTCACTGATGTTAGTCGGCGATAGTATTTCCGCATTTTGGCCAACAGAATTGTTAGAACCATTTGTGGCAACAAAAACCGCGTTTCCGAACCGGACCACCGCGCAAATCATAGAAGCAACTCAAAATTTAGAGGGTCATTATCGCGCCTGTACATATAATGGAGGGGCTAACGATTATCTGTCCATTTTATTACCCGTCGAAGATTCTCTTATAGAAGCCACGGTTCAAAGACAAAAACAAGCAATCGCTCTTATGAAATCGAAATGTGATTCGATCGTTGTTATCGGGATTTGGAACGTAGAATCACCGTGGCCGATTTTTCCCACCAAACAAGTGAACGATAAAATGAAATCAGAAATTACTGATGTATTTGTTTTCGATCCGACCATCGTAATTACTTCGGATATGCTCTTTGACGGTGGTCACTTGACTTATAGAGGGTATCAGACCATGTCCGAATTGATAAAGGATATCTTTCAAGTTCAGGGAATCTTAATTCGATGAGTATCAAATTGGTCTATCTTGTTATTTTTTTAACCTCTGTGATCGAACTTTTTGGAGAATCTTTATATCTAAATTCTCCTGAACCTAAAAACAGATTCGCATTTGCATTTCAAAAGCAACAGCAAGAAACATTAAGTTCAAAAAAAGAAACGACGAACGCATTCGCTCAGTTAGAAAAAACAATCGGAAATTCCGTTTCCTTATACGCAATTCTGCCCTATACGAGAGTGCAGCAGTCCGGCGAAGGGTTAAAAGAACATTTAAATAACCAACAGATCGGGTTAAAAGTGTTTCTTCCCATTGTCGGTGATCTTATTTTTGTCAGCGGATTCAGTTATTTCTTTGCAACTGGAAAAGAAAATCTTGGAATCGGATCTGAAAAATTTGGCAAAGTGGAATTTTACGGAGGTTTGTTTGTTCGTAAGGGTTCTTGGGGAATTTTTTCAGTCGCGCGTTGGAGCTCGCAAGTAACCCCTCATTTATGGGAAAGAGCTGGGGAACAGTTTGAGAAAACCTGGTATTTCGACGTTTGGATTTCCTATACGAATACAAAAAAATCTTTTGAAGCGATTCTTGAAATGAGTCGTGTGATCCGTTATGATCCCGAAAAAGAGAATCTGTATTCTACCGTCGTTGCTCCGGGTTTTCTCATTCATCTCGAATCGATCAGCTTGGGGCTTTCGGTTCCGATCACGGTTACCGCTTCGCGTACATACTTGCCGGATGGAACTCTTGCTGATCTGAAACCAACGTTTGTGCGGGAAGATTTTGATCGCAGTTTTTTAGCAAAGGCGTTTCAATATTTTTAAGGGAAAGGAACGGATCGATTTTGATTTTGTTGATTTCTTCTTTTACTCTTTTGTATATTCAAAATAAAGAATGGAATGAACCAACCGGATTTTAAGCGAAGAAAAACTCGCTTCTCAATGAAAGTTTAAAAAAGAAGCAAAAAATCAGTATTTTTTACGCAATCGTGAGTCGTTTAAAAGATCCAAATTGAGTCCGTTTTGATCACAGATTGCATTTCCACAATTTTGCCGAATCATTTTTCTTTGAGTAGCATACAGTGGCTTTTCGTAAGTAGATGAAAGATGAACAATAGAATGATTCCGATTGGAATCGCATAAAGGAATCAATAGCCATATTTCGCACTCTTAGGAGGGATAAAACTTGGAGCTATCATCCTTAAAAAAAGTGAATCAAATACATACTTAAAAATACATAGAAAGATTCTTTCTTTCATGGAAGTGCAAACAAAATGTTTATGGTATCGGCTTGTACAGTCTTATGCCATACGATTTTGTAAAAAAAGTATAAATTGATAGTGTTTCGTCGATAATCACTGATCGGAAGCAGGAAACGGTTTTTGTTTTTCAAATTCATTTTATGTTTTGTAAGAATTACACGGATTTGTGAAAGTCAAAGGACTTTTAGAATTCGATTGAGCGTTTTTTCTTTTTCTTCAAAAGGGAAAAAATGTGTGGTGCCCGGCCAAATTTCAAAACTCGACCTCGGATTGCCTCGTTGGATTTTTTTTGCCTCCGCAGGAGAACATACTTCATGCGGCTTGGGAATCGTGATATGTGTCTCGATTTTGATTCTCCCAAATTGAAACAAACTGAGATAACTTACGGAATCGAATATTTTCGCCTCCACTTCCGGGGTACAGCGTAAAATCGCTTCTTTTTTTGCCCCGATTTTAAAACAGCTTAGAATATAATCCTCATAGATTTCTTTGTCCCATCGAGCGAAGGAGGGAGTTCTTTTATAAATTTTACGAACCGTTTCCAGATCTTTGAATTCTCTTCTACGTTTGATTGCGACCTTTGCCAGCGGATTGTGTGCAATTCGGGAAAGAGTTACTTTCAAAAAATCTAATACGACAGGATCGTTTGCGATCACTTTTCGAAATCTTTCGGGAGCTTTGTAAGAAGCCAAAAGAAGACTCGCTCCCCCCAAAGAATGTCCGATTCCGATGATGTCTTTCAGATTTTCGATTTCGATCAATGCCAATACCTGATCTCTGAAAAAATACCAATTTCTAAAATCCAGACTTGTCTCCGATTCTCCATGGCCTGCAAAGTCAAGTGCGAGAACTCTATGTGTTTTTTGGAGAGATTCTATATAAAATCGATAGGTTAAAGCGCTATAGCCGTTTGCATGGCAGAGAAGTATCACCGGTTTTGTTTGCGAATCCGGATTTGTATCGATATAGGAGAGAATGAGTCCGCGAAAAGATAATGTTTTTCTGAACATGATGAATAGATTTGACCTTGATCTTTCCAACTCCTTCGGTGAACTGGTTTTCGTAAAGCCAAAACCGGAGCCAGTCATGCAGATCCAAGTCCTTATCGTTTTTATCATCGCTCTTGCATTCAATGCTCTGGCAAACATTCTGATCAAAGCGAGTTCTATGGGAGACACAACTTTCAAACCGGAAGGAGTTCAAGGAATTTTGCAGATCATTTTGAATCCGATCTTTATCGGCGGACTGGCTTCCTTTGGCTTTGCTCTTTTGGGATATCGTTTTGTTTTAGGAAAAGGCCTCAAACTTTCTCTTGCATATCCGGTATTTACAAGTGCGGGTTTTATCATCGTATTGATCGTTTCCTCCTTTGCGTTTAAGGAAAGATTGAGCTGGACTCAATGGGCGGGAATCGTTCTCATCCTAGCGGGAGTTTGGCTTTGTGCTGCGAACATGTTCGAAGCGAAGTCTTAGATCTTAGAAAAAACCGAGTTTTTATTTGTCAAAAATTTTTGTTCGGCATGTCAACCCGATTCGTTTCGTTATCTATCTAAAAGATCCGATTTGTACCAGACTCGACCCGGAAAAATATCCGAATCGTAAATCGCACTTTGAAAATAGGAAAGATAAACTGAAGTCAATCAAAGAATACGATGATACGTTTTAGTTATTCCATAAAAAGAGATCAATTTTAGAATTATTAAACACGATTAACGTTACGGTTTTAGGATTGGGGAAAATAGTAAAAAATATCTGGATCTAATTCCTATTAAGAGTTGGAAATAAAAAAATGATTAAAATTGCGGTTTTCGGAAGATTTAAAAAAACGTATGGATGAACGAATCGTTTTTATCTTTTTTTATGTTGCAAACCTTGGGATCGATTTCGAAAGAATCCCGTAAAAAGTTGTATCTCAAAATTTTCTTTTTTACTATATGGAAGAAGATTATTTTTAAGAGGTGTTTGCAAAAATGAACGAAGGTCCACTTTCCGGAGTTAAGGTAATCGATTTAAGTCTTCTTCTTCCAGGCCCGCTTTGCTCGATGTATTTAGGCGATATGGGAGCCGATGTAATCAAAATCGAGAACCCGAGAGCGATGGATGCGACTCGGGTTATGTTTAGAAAAGTAAACGGAGCGCCGTCTCTTTTTTTGATGCTCAATCGAAATAAAAAGGCGATCACTCTCAATCTTAAGAAAGAAAAATCCAAAGAAATTTTATTTAAACTATTAGAGAATTCTGATATACTTTTGGAAGGTTTTCGTCCCGACGGACTCTCCAAAATGGGCTTGGGATACGATGATCTTAAGGAACGTTTCCCTCGATTGATCTACTGCGGAATTTACGGTTATGGCACGGAAGGAAAATATAGAGATTTTGCCGGACATGATGTTAACTATCTTTCTCTTTCTGGAGTTCTTTCTCAAAGCGGTAAGACGCCTCAGATTCCGGGATACCAACTTGCGGATATCGGAGGAGGAACGATGACAGCACTTGCTTCCATCTTGGCTGCTCTTTATTCAAGAGAGAAGACGGGGAAAGGGCAAAAAATTGCGATATCCATGATGGACTCGTCTCTGCCGTTTTTGTCTTTATACGGTGGAATTTTCGCCGCTACCGGAAAAAATCCGGAGGGCGGTAACGAGCTTCTTTCGGGTAAATTGCCGAATTATAATGTATATCAAACGAAGGAAGGAAGATGGGTTGCTTTGGGTGCGTTGGAAGATATGTTTTTTAAAACATTCCTACGTCAATCGGGTTTGGACAAACATCTCGAAGAATTCCCCGCTGAAGAAAAAAATTTCGAAAAATGGAAAGAGATACTCACTTCTTATTTCGCATCTAAGACTTACTCCGATTTAAATTTTCTTTTTGAAAATCAAGATTCTTGTTTAACCCCGGTAAAAACCATGGAAGAAGCCACAAATGATTCCGTTCTCAAAGAGAGGGGGATGATCTTGGATAAAACACACCCCGAATACGGCGACTACTTTCAGTTCGGAGCGCCTTTTCCGTTTTCTGAAACGCCGGTAACGTATCGTCTGGATCCTCCAAATCACGGGGAACATAATACGCCGATTTATCAATCTCTTGGGTATTCTCTGGAAGAAATCGAAACAATGAAAAAAGA comes from the Leptospira sp. WS92.C1 genome and includes:
- a CDS encoding 4-fold beta flower protein, whose protein sequence is MEEIDFYDKVGQPIAYSQDGVHIYTFPGALVAYLDRGCVYSYSGKCLGWFEDGWIRDTSGECVFYTQHTQSGPIQPEKIVSPMKAIKSVEPIKAERSVPPIKPIRSSTWSKISGMEFFKR
- a CDS encoding RNA polymerase sigma factor; protein product: MTLNLNNVEYLYKSYYNKLKFFFLKSGITMDVAEELCQETFIKVYNNRDKYDSVKGSENSWVYAIARNELTDFFRKNAKNVNSIEIGSWDTLTSSYDASITRQEEERILLEKLNKSIHLLKEPEKSIVVLHCIRGKSIAETSLQTGIAQRTISRRLVSALTLLREELKSLGVDKTWLEGVK
- a CDS encoding alpha/beta fold hydrolase, which produces MFRKTLSFRGLILSYIDTNPDSQTKPVILLCHANGYSALTYRFYIESLQKTHRVLALDFAGHGESETSLDFRNWYFFRDQVLALIEIENLKDIIGIGHSLGGASLLLASYKAPERFRKVIANDPVVLDFLKVTLSRIAHNPLAKVAIKRRREFKDLETVRKIYKRTPSFARWDKEIYEDYILSCFKIGAKKEAILRCTPEVEAKIFDSVSYLSLFQFGRIKIETHITIPKPHEVCSPAEAKKIQRGNPRSSFEIWPGTTHFFPFEEKEKTLNRILKVL
- a CDS encoding CaiB/BaiF CoA transferase family protein; translated protein: MNEGPLSGVKVIDLSLLLPGPLCSMYLGDMGADVIKIENPRAMDATRVMFRKVNGAPSLFLMLNRNKKAITLNLKKEKSKEILFKLLENSDILLEGFRPDGLSKMGLGYDDLKERFPRLIYCGIYGYGTEGKYRDFAGHDVNYLSLSGVLSQSGKTPQIPGYQLADIGGGTMTALASILAALYSREKTGKGQKIAISMMDSSLPFLSLYGGIFAATGKNPEGGNELLSGKLPNYNVYQTKEGRWVALGALEDMFFKTFLRQSGLDKHLEEFPAEEKNFEKWKEILTSYFASKTYSDLNFLFENQDSCLTPVKTMEEATNDSVLKERGMILDKTHPEYGDYFQFGAPFPFSETPVTYRLDPPNHGEHNTPIYQSLGYSLEEIETMKKEKVI
- a CDS encoding multidrug efflux SMR transporter gives rise to the protein MQIQVLIVFIIALAFNALANILIKASSMGDTTFKPEGVQGILQIILNPIFIGGLASFGFALLGYRFVLGKGLKLSLAYPVFTSAGFIIVLIVSSFAFKERLSWTQWAGIVLILAGVWLCAANMFEAKS
- a CDS encoding SGNH/GDSL hydrolase family protein, with the protein product MNGLYLKIFVFIFSFATIGCDKIEESDSEFYLGLFVKQPSLMLVGDSISAFWPTELLEPFVATKTAFPNRTTAQIIEATQNLEGHYRACTYNGGANDYLSILLPVEDSLIEATVQRQKQAIALMKSKCDSIVVIGIWNVESPWPIFPTKQVNDKMKSEITDVFVFDPTIVITSDMLFDGGHLTYRGYQTMSELIKDIFQVQGILIR
- a CDS encoding TonB-dependent receptor encodes the protein MKKQSHSYFRIFIFSIFISPLSVYALDVALSGVVKDKEGNPISNARILLQESRKTVLSDENGEFILDHILPGKYTLIASARGYQSETSSISFGEKDEKINFVLTKSSLDEFAINVTAKSTISDFLTSPQPITVLSGRQLDRQRGETAMSAINNTPGVSNLTTGAGTSKPIIRGLTGQRVLVMTDGVRQEEQQFGDDHTVELDAFNIQKIEIIRGPGSLLYGSDALGGVVNVIRDKAPLSGEGVPKLAGIFNSNSYSNNKQDAGNFAIYGNINGFGYRASANTRKAGRITTPNGTIPNTGMIEKNQNVSIGLDGKWGNFYMDSFRREQIQDLFDNPNENPSATVYQKLLHEKSHFHSFLILPAGNLELDVSYQRNNRREIESKNRILPIKDTLLDNSISDFEKAFQYYQATVRDKHQGLNLYLDTATADAKFHHKPIFNILKGTVGISGFQQTNKTIGSEPLIPSYGIINVAAYFLEELKLGSVTLSAGIRNDKRSTDIRNNATLGINEQTKNYYATTGSTSLVWRIDKSFSTILNYGRGFRAPTPFELFSNGVHEGTGRFEIGKNELKPEYSNNLDFSLRYASSRIQAEISVFRNHVQNFIYSSSIAEIDPDSGLPKFQYKQGEAILRGGEFSLQAEVTKKLILSGGIDIVHARNQNDTNPLPRTTPNRARAGLRWTEDSIWGIKNFYVSINERFYDSQYRVDPKETPTKGYHLTDIGLGFELPNFGDGTSKPVLDLSVQNAFNVSYVDHLSRYKEYALNPGVNAILKISFPFTVID